DNA sequence from the Acidobacteriota bacterium genome:
ACGGCGGTCGAGGAAGGAGAGGAGCTGCCGTCCCAGACGCCGCAGGGCTACCTCCAGCCGGCGCCGGGGATGAAGGCTGGGGGGCATTTCGTAGGGCAAATCCCAGGCCGAGCCCACCAACAGCAGCAGGCCGCCGGGGCGCAACACCCGGGCCGCTTCATAGAGGGTCTTGCCGGGGTCGTGAAAATGTTCCAGCGCGTAGGTGGAGAGCACCGCGTCGAGGCTGGCATCCGCTACCGGCAGGTTCTCCCCGTCCCCCCGCACCCGGCTGCCGGGACGGCCCTGCTCCGCTGCCATCACCAGCCCGGTGGTGGAAACGTCA
Encoded proteins:
- a CDS encoding class I SAM-dependent methyltransferase, which translates into the protein MAAPKPDSEAPEPDNKRRLAEFWDGSREYYQMAAAANPEATPERRVLLGYLAGGEQILDLGSGSCENALWLPAECRYIGFDVSTTGLVMAAEQGRPGSRVRGDGENLPVADASLDAVLSTYALEHFHDPGKTLYEAARVLRPGGLLLLVGSAWDLPYEMPPSLHPRRRLEVALRRLGRQLLSFLDRR